Proteins from one Rosa chinensis cultivar Old Blush chromosome 7, RchiOBHm-V2, whole genome shotgun sequence genomic window:
- the LOC112176147 gene encoding probable leucine-rich repeat receptor-like protein kinase At1g68400 has protein sequence MKTSSKNMYILFAMMMMSFLINPILTSSSSWTSEGFDEYYSEEREALLRLRDSVSSNSSNLHSNWTGPPCNNINSSKWSGIACSNWHVVHLVLEGTRLAATIAPGGSLPPTFLQNITFLSKLSFRNNTFSGSLPNLSNLVHLEYVDFSYNRFWGSIPFEYTTDLPKLELLELQENSLDGSIPPFDQPTLRAFNVSHNHLDGPIPNTGVLQKFPKSSYDHNANLCGSPLGISCTPPPSPNSPPNDSKDDLPLALIVAAAAAVPFFVIFVFLCYYKKVHGKDEATSTDQAEQTEWAVAQKKMPNDDHLDERLGDPEKKVELEFFDKDLPAAAFFDLDDLLRASAEVLGRGKLGTSYKVTLESGPVVVVKRLRSMNELSKKEFVQQMQLLGKMRHENLVQILSFYYSKEEKLVIYKFVSGATTLFELLHGNREVGRVALAWATRLSIIKSIAKGLIFLHQSLRSHKVPHANLKSSNVLVVIRDENYHVKLTDFGFLPLLPARECSQNSILAIGKSPELAQAKKLSQKADVYCFGIVLLEVITGRIPGKVSPGSDETIDDLSDWVRMVVNNDWSTDILDVEMLAAKDDHDDMLKLTNIALECTDIAPENRPKMIQVLKSIQEIESSSR, from the exons ATGAAGACCTCTTCTAAAAACATGTACATACTCTTtgcgatgatgatgatgagttttCTGATCAATCCGATATTAACATCATCGTCGTCGTGGACCTCGGAAGGATTTGATGAATACTACTCagaagaaagagaggctttACTAAGGTTAAGAGACTCTGTGAGCTCAAACTCCTCCAACTTGCACTCAAATTGGACCGGCCCTCCCTGCAATAACATTAACAGCAGCAAATGGTCTGGTATTGCTTGTTCAAATTGGCACGTTGTTCACCTTGTCCTAGAAGGAACTCGGCTAGCAGCTACTATAGCACCAGGTGGGTCTCTTCCACCCACATTTCTCCAAAACATAACTTTCCTGAGCAAACTTAGCTTCAGAAACAACACCTTCTCTGGCTCTCTTCCAAACCTATCAAATCTTGTTCACCTGGAGTATGTGGATTTCTCATACAACCGTTTCTGGGGCTCCATACCTTTCGAGTACACTACTGATTTGCCAAAGCTGGAACTGCTAGAGTTGCAAGAGAATTCTTTAGATGGGTCAATTCCGCCTTTCGACCAACCAACACTCAGAGCTTTTAATGTTTCTCATAATCATCTCGACGGTCCAATTCCTAACACTGGTGTGTTACAGAAGTTCCCCAAAAGCTCGTACGATCATAATGCAAATCTTTGTGGGAGTCCTCTGGGGATATCTTGTACTCCTCCTCCATCTCCTAATTCCCCGCCAAACGATTCAAAAGATGACCTCCCACTCGCTTTGATTGTGGCTGCAGCAGCGGCGGTTCCtttttttgttatatttgtATTCTTATGTTATTATAAGAAAGTGCATGGAAAAGATGAAGCGACGTCAACAGATCAGGCCGAGCAGACGG AGTGGGCAGTGGCACAAAAGAAAATGCCTAATGATGATCATCTGGATGAGAGGTTGGGGGATCCTGAAAAGAAGGTCGAGTTGGAATTTTTCGACAAGGACTTGCCCGCCGCGGCATTTTTTGATTTGGATGATTTACTTCGGGCTTCAGCCGAAGTGTTAGGCAGGGGAAAACTGGGAACTTCATACAAAGTAACACTAGAATCGGGCCCTGTCGTGGTGGTGAAGAGACTAAGAAGCATGAACGAGTTGAGCAAAAAGGAATTTGTCCAGCAAATGCAATTGCTAGGGAAGATGAGACACGAAAACCTTGTACAGATTCTCTCCTTCTACTATTCCAAGGAGGAGAAGCTCGTCATCTATAAGTTTGTCTCTGGTGCCACTACTTTGTTTGAGCTTTTACATG GTAATAGAGAAGTTGGAAGAGTAGCTTTGGCTTGGGCAACAAGACTGTCAATTATCAAAAGCATAGCAAAGGGTCTGATATTCCTTCACCAATCCTTGCGTTCACATAAGGTTCCTCATGCCAACCTTAAATCGTCAAATGTACTAGTTGTTATCCGAGACGAAAACTACCATGTGAAGCTCACAGATTTCGGATTCTTGCCACTCCTGCCTGCTCGAGAATGCTCACAAAATAGCATTCTAGCAATTGGTAAGTCACCGGAGTTGGCTCAAGCGAAGAAGTTGTCACAGAAAGCCGATGTCTATTGCTTTGGCATTGTCCTACTGGAGGTCATTACTGGCAGGATCCCAGGCAAAGTCTCACCGGGAAGTGATGAAACAATTGATGATCTTTCCGATTGGGTTAGAATGGTGGTAAACAatgattggtccacagatatttTGGATGTAGAAATGCTGGCAGCAAAAGATGACCACGATGACATGTTGAAGCTGACCAACATTGCCCTAGAGTGTACAGACATCGCCCCAGAGAACCGGCCTAAAATGATTCAAGTATTGAAAAGCATTCAAGAAATAGAGAGTAGTTCAAGATGA
- the LOC112180449 gene encoding abietadienol/abietadienal oxidase isoform X2: MGDLFSAGTNSYLVIMIWSVLFVLFVARFLRKIKEKKVVGSRIYKLPPGRRGWPIVGDSFEWYNAVASSHPPQFVEQQIKRFGKIFSCFLFGKRCVVSADPSFNRFVMQNEGKLFQSSYPKSFKDLVGKNGVITVHGEQQRKLHSIASNMMRLDKLLKINLLDDIQMVITQALSNYPTNQPLLLQDLCRKLAIHLMVNQLLGISSELEINEMAQCFSDFVDGCLSVPINLPGCAYHTAMKDEQDSLRRSKPVGEEMLTWHDYKAMPFTQCVIDETLRLGGIAIWLLREAKEDVEYQDYVIPKGCFVVPFLSAVHLDENVYNEALAFSPWRWMDSENQEKRNWRSSLYFAPFGGGPRFCPGAELARLQIALFLHYFVTTYRWTQLKDDRMSFFPSARLVNGFQIDITRRHD; encoded by the exons ATGGGAGACCTCTTTTCAGCAGGCACCAACAGCTACCTGGTTATTATGATCTGGTCAGTATTGTTCGTATTATTTGTTGCAAGATTTCTGCGGAAgatcaaggaaaagaaggtGGTAGGATCAAGAATATACAAGTTGCCACCGGGAAGAAGAGGCTGGCCGATAGTTGGTGACAGCTTCGAATGGTACAATGCTGTTGCAAGTTCTCATCCCCCGCAGTTTGTTGAACAACAAATCAAAAG GTTTGGGAAGATATTCTCCTGCTTTTTATTTGGAAAACGGTGTGTGGTATCAGCAGACCCGAGCTTTAACCGGTTTGTAATGCAAAATGAAGGTAAATTGTTTCAGTCCAGCTATCCAAAATCTTTCAAAGACTTGGTAGGGAAAAATGGTGTGATCACGGTGCATGGTGAGCAACAGAGGAAACTCCATAGCATCGCCTCCAATATGATGCGTCTTGATAAGCTACTTAAAATTAATTTATTGGATGATATTCAAATGGTTATCACTCAAGCTTTGAGCAATTACCCAACCAATCAGCCATTACTTCTTCAGGATCTTTGTAGAAAG TTGGCTATACATCTTATGGTTAATCAACTATTGGGAATTTCGAGTGAGTTAGAGATTAATGAGATGGCTCAGTGTTTCTCCGATTTCGTTGATGGTTGTCTCTCCGTTCCAATCAACTTGCCCGGCTGTGCTTATCACACTGCCATGAAG GATGAACAAGACAGTCTCAGAAGAAGCAAACCTGTTGGAGAAGAAATGCTTACATGGCACGATTATAAAGCAATGCCTTTTACTCAGTGT GTCATTGATGAAACACTTCGACTTGGAGGAATTGCAATTTGGTTACTAAGGGAGGCAAAAGAAGACGTTGAGTACCAag ACTATGTTATTCCCAAAGGATGCTTTGTCGTTCCATTCCTCTCAGCAGTTCATTTGGATGAAAATGTGTATAATGAAGCCCTCGCCTTCAGTCCTTGGAGATGGATGGACAGTGAAAATCAG GAGAAAAGAAATTGGAGAAGTAGCCTATACTTTGCACCCTTTGGAGGAGGACCTAGATTTTGTCCAGGAGCTGAGTTGGCTCGCCTTCAAATTGCCCTTTTCCTCCATTACTTTGTCACAACATATCG GTGGACCCAACTTAAAGACGATCGTATGTCCTTCTTTCCCTCGGCTCGTTTAGTGAATGGCTTCCAAATCGACATAACTAGACGACATGATTGA
- the LOC112180449 gene encoding abietadienol/abietadienal oxidase isoform X1 — MGDLFSAGTNSYLVIMIWSVLFVLFVARFLRKIKEKKVVGSRIYKLPPGRRGWPIVGDSFEWYNAVASSHPPQFVEQQIKRFGKIFSCFLFGKRCVVSADPSFNRFVMQNEGKLFQSSYPKSFKDLVGKNGVITVHGEQQRKLHSIASNMMRLDKLLKINLLDDIQMVITQALSNYPTNQPLLLQDLCRKLAIHLMVNQLLGISSELEINEMAQCFSDFVDGCLSVPINLPGCAYHTAMKAREKIITKINRIIKEQREGATEIGNGVLGRILEEESLGDESVADFIINLLFAGNETTAKTMLFAVYFLTQCPTAMQQLLDEQDSLRRSKPVGEEMLTWHDYKAMPFTQCVIDETLRLGGIAIWLLREAKEDVEYQDYVIPKGCFVVPFLSAVHLDENVYNEALAFSPWRWMDSENQEKRNWRSSLYFAPFGGGPRFCPGAELARLQIALFLHYFVTTYRWTQLKDDRMSFFPSARLVNGFQIDITRRHD, encoded by the exons ATGGGAGACCTCTTTTCAGCAGGCACCAACAGCTACCTGGTTATTATGATCTGGTCAGTATTGTTCGTATTATTTGTTGCAAGATTTCTGCGGAAgatcaaggaaaagaaggtGGTAGGATCAAGAATATACAAGTTGCCACCGGGAAGAAGAGGCTGGCCGATAGTTGGTGACAGCTTCGAATGGTACAATGCTGTTGCAAGTTCTCATCCCCCGCAGTTTGTTGAACAACAAATCAAAAG GTTTGGGAAGATATTCTCCTGCTTTTTATTTGGAAAACGGTGTGTGGTATCAGCAGACCCGAGCTTTAACCGGTTTGTAATGCAAAATGAAGGTAAATTGTTTCAGTCCAGCTATCCAAAATCTTTCAAAGACTTGGTAGGGAAAAATGGTGTGATCACGGTGCATGGTGAGCAACAGAGGAAACTCCATAGCATCGCCTCCAATATGATGCGTCTTGATAAGCTACTTAAAATTAATTTATTGGATGATATTCAAATGGTTATCACTCAAGCTTTGAGCAATTACCCAACCAATCAGCCATTACTTCTTCAGGATCTTTGTAGAAAG TTGGCTATACATCTTATGGTTAATCAACTATTGGGAATTTCGAGTGAGTTAGAGATTAATGAGATGGCTCAGTGTTTCTCCGATTTCGTTGATGGTTGTCTCTCCGTTCCAATCAACTTGCCCGGCTGTGCTTATCACACTGCCATGAAG GCAAGGGAGAAAATCATAACCAAGATAAATAGGATAATCAAAGAACAGAGAGAAGGTGCAACGGAAATAGGTAATGGCGTGCTTGGAAGAATACTGGAGGAAGAAAGCTTAGGTGATGAGTCTGTAGCAGACTTCATTATCAATCTTCTCTTTGCTGGCAACGAAACAACTGCTAAAACAATGCTATTTGCAGTCTATTTCCTTACCCAGTGTCCCACAGCAATGCAACAATTACTG GATGAACAAGACAGTCTCAGAAGAAGCAAACCTGTTGGAGAAGAAATGCTTACATGGCACGATTATAAAGCAATGCCTTTTACTCAGTGT GTCATTGATGAAACACTTCGACTTGGAGGAATTGCAATTTGGTTACTAAGGGAGGCAAAAGAAGACGTTGAGTACCAag ACTATGTTATTCCCAAAGGATGCTTTGTCGTTCCATTCCTCTCAGCAGTTCATTTGGATGAAAATGTGTATAATGAAGCCCTCGCCTTCAGTCCTTGGAGATGGATGGACAGTGAAAATCAG GAGAAAAGAAATTGGAGAAGTAGCCTATACTTTGCACCCTTTGGAGGAGGACCTAGATTTTGTCCAGGAGCTGAGTTGGCTCGCCTTCAAATTGCCCTTTTCCTCCATTACTTTGTCACAACATATCG GTGGACCCAACTTAAAGACGATCGTATGTCCTTCTTTCCCTCGGCTCGTTTAGTGAATGGCTTCCAAATCGACATAACTAGACGACATGATTGA